The genomic interval TGACCGGGTGATCCGAGCGGAATTTTCATTGTCCGACCGAACAGAAATGAGGTTCCCTGTTTTGCTGGGAAGAAAACTACTGAAAAACAAGTTTGTCGTGGATGTATCCTTGTACAACTTGTCCTACAATCAAAAAACAAGTCAACTTTAATCTAATGCGTATCGCAATATTATCCCGGAATACAAATCTGTATTCCACCAAACGCCTGGTTGAAGCAGCCAGGCAAAGAGGGCATGATGTGTCTGTACTTGACCATTTGAAATGTTATGTAGTAATAGAAAGAGGCAATCCGGTGATTTACTACAATGGAAAGGTAGTACCCAAGATGGATGCTATAATTCCCCGTATCGGCAATTCTGTAACTCTGTATGGAACAGCTATCGTAAGGCAATTTGAAATTATGCAGGTATTCAGCGCCGTAAAATCCCTGGCCATTGTGCGTTCCAGAGATAAACTGCGCAGCTTACAAATCTTATCCAAAGCCGGCGTAGGCCTACCTAAAACAGCTTTTGCCAATCATCCCCGTGATATAGATGGCGTATTAAGCCAGGTAGGTGGAACCCCTGTAGTGATTAAACTTCTGGAAGGCACCCAGGGCATTGGGGTAATGCTGGCAGAATCCAGGAAAGCGGCAAAATCTATTATTGAAGCCTTTTATGGCATGAAAGCCGATATTCTTATTCAGGAATTCATTAGGGAATCGGCAGGTGCAGATATCAGGGCTTTTGTGGTAGATGGAAAAGTTGTAGGGGCCATGAAACGGCAAGGCAAAGAAGGAGAATTCCGATCTAACCTACATAGAGGTGGTAATGGCGTGGTTATCAAACTTTCTAAGCAAGAAAAAGAAACGGCATTAGCAGCAGCAAATGCCCTGGGATTGTCGGTAGCTGGTGTTGATATGCTTCAATCTAATCGTGGACCGCTGGTAATGGAAGTAAATTCTTCTCCCGGTTTACAGGGGATAGAAACAGCTACCCAGATAGATATTGCCGGAAAAATTATTCAATATGTAGAGAAGAACATCCGGGTGAATGTGAAAGACAAAGTAGGCGTATAATTATATCATTGGAACTGTATTCATATTTTCTTATAAATTAAATATGGATACAGTTCATCTCTCCTATCTACAGTAACTTTCAACCAATTAACTCGTTAATCTTTCTATGAAAAATAATCAAACCGCAATTGATAATAGTTTCCGGGAACATATAGAAGCATTATCAGCACAGAAGAAATATATTGGAATCAACTATCTGACAGATATTAATGAACTTCTTTCTGTTACAGCTATTATTAAAAACATCACTGCCAGGGACGATCATGAATATGCACAATTAAGCAGTGGAGAAGAAATCCGCCTGGATAAGATTGTACGGGCAGATGGCAAAACTTCTCCCGACTATCCGGATTATGATTTCAGCTATAATTGCTCCATATAAATATAGTTATTGTGGCTTGAAAGCCATTGCTGCGTTTACTGCCATTTTCCAGCCAGCATATAATTTTTCTGATTCACCTCCTCTCATACCAACACTGAATGTACGGTCTACTTGCCAGTTGTTGATAATATCACTGCGGTCTTTCCAGAATCCAACGGCTAAGCCTGCCAGATAAGCGGCACCAAGTGCGGTAGTTTCATTGATTTTAGGCCGGTCTACGGGTACTCCCAGAATATCGCTTTGAAATTGCATCAGGAAATTATTGGATACAGCTCCGCCATCTACCCGCAAACTTTTCAGCTTAATACCAGAATCCGCTTCCATCGCGGTCAGTACGTCTTTGGTCTGATAGGCCATAGATTCGAGGGTTGCCCTAATCAAGTGTTCTTTTTGTGTACCTCTTGTTAGTCCGAAAATGGCACCTCTTACCTGGCTATCCCAATAAGGCGTTCCCAGCCCAACAAATGCCGGCACCACATATACGCCTTCTGAGGAGGAAATCCGGCTGGCATACTCCTCACTTTCACCTGAATTTTTTAACATGCGTAATCCATCTCTTAACCATTGAACAGCGGAGCCAGCCACAAAAATACTTCCCTCCAGAGCATATTCTATCTTACCATCTATCCCCCAGGCAATGGTTGTAAGCAAGCCATGTGTAGATTTCACCGCTTTAGTGCCAGTGTTCATCAGCATAAAACAACCAGTACCATATGTATTCTTAGCCATGCCGGCTTCAAAGCAAGCCTGCCCAAATAAGGCCGCCTGCTGGTCGCCTGCTACTCCGGAAATAGTTACTTTATGTCCGCTGAAAATTCCTGCCGTCACCCCATATACTTCTGAAGACGAGCGTACTTCCGGCAACATCGACTTGGGGATTGTTAAAATTTCAAGTAATTCTTCATCCCAGCGAAGCTCATGAATGTTATAAATCAAAGTACGGGACGCATTCGTATAGTCAGTAATATGTACTTTTCCACCAGTTAACTTCCAGATCAGCCAAGTATCTATGGTTCCAAAAAGTAATTCTCCATTTTCTGCTCTTAAGCGGACATTATCTACATTATCCAAAATCCATTTGACTTTAGTACCCGAAAAGTAAGCATCAATCAGCAGGCCGGTTTTTGCCCGGAAAGTCTCTTCATGTCCCTGTGCTTTCAGTTCATCGCAGATACCAGAAGTTTGCCTGGATTGCCACACAATGGCATTATATACTGGCTCACCGGTATGCTTATCCCATACGACGGCAGTCTCCCGTTGGTTGGTAATGCCAATGGCTGCAATCTGAGAGGCTGGAACAAATGTTAATATTTCTCCAATCACCGAACCTACTGAACTCCATATTTCTTTGGCATCATGTTCTACCCACCCAGGCTGAGGAAAATATTGGGTAAACTCTTTTTGTGCTATGCGCACTATTGAACCTGCTTTATCAAAAAGGATAGCTCTTGAACTGGTAGTGCCCTGGTCTAATGCCAGAATATAGGTTTGTTCCATCGTATTTGTTTCCATTGAGGATAAAAACCCAAAATAGAAATATGATTGAACAGATAACAGTAAGATGGAAAAATTTATTTTTATCTAAGGAAAATACTATCTGTTTCGTCTTAAAATTAATAGTGAAGCATATAGGGCATAAAACAAAAAATCCACATTCAGAAGAATATGGATTTATAAATTATATAAATAAGTAAAGTTTAATCAAGCAGTCTCAGATAAATGGTGAAACATAGATTTTACTGCTAATAAAATGCTTTTAGTTTACATCGGCACCTACCAGGTGATGTTCCAGATCGTCGGCTACACGGGCAACTTCCAGCACCATATCCTTAATAAGGTCTTCAGTGCAATGGTCTAACAGAGCTGCAGCAGCTACTTTCAGGTATCCTTCGTGAATGACTACTTTGCTATAAAACAATTCCTGATTTAATTCAAGCATCGCTTTATGATCGATATCATCATTCAGTTCACACACTCTGGACATGAATTCCACTACTTTAGTATTGTTGCGATTTAGTAAATATCCAGTTACGTTCTGATAACGATGACGGCTAACGGGTACGGTAATAATTGTATTTTCAGTTGAATACTCCAGAAACTTTCCGTCAATCTCATCGGCTAGTTTCTCCATTGTTACTGATAGATTCATAGTTGTACAAGTTTATGTGAATAATGAAGATGTTTAATTGTTAGAAAATATTATAATATAAAGTAATCAGATCAAAAAAATCAGCATACAATTTATTAATAAATTAGCTATAAAAAGATTTATGTTTAATCGTTTGATAATCAATATATTTTTTGGCAAGATTAGCATGTAATATATAGAGTTATTTGTTACTTTTCAATTAAAAAACAAACTATTTTTTGTGTTCTCTCGCCTCAAATTTAAAAACTTTCATTGATTAATACCTTTTGCAAGCGAATTGTAATCAGTATTTTAGCTTTTTATCAAAAATATTTTACGATTTTTTCCTGAATCTTATGTGGGTATTTTTTGAAAGTGAGATGTAGGCTTTAGTAGGTATGTTTTGCAGCACGGGACAATAAAACTTAACATTCGTTTTCGCAGATTTATCCTTAAATTGCAAGCCGCTTCAAAATATTACATACTTGCAACACGCATTATTGCCATTCAGCGAAGAGGATAAGGTTACCTTTTTTGTAGATGTAATCTTGCCTGTGCCGGTTCCTAACTTATACACTTACCGGTCACCTTTTCACATGAATGGTTTACTGCAGGTTGGAGCCAGAATAATTGTGGAATTTGGAAAGCAACGGGTAGTTACGGCTGTTATCGCCCGAATTCACCAGAAACCTCCCCAACAATATACAGCCAAATATATTCTCGAACTGCTCGACGAACGGCCCATTATCACCCCGGCCAGCTTACGCTGTTTGAATGGATGTCTGGCTATTATATGTGTCACATTGGGGAGGTAATGAATGCTGCCTTACCCTCAGGCATGAAAATAAGCAGCGAATCCAGATTACAGTATAACCAGGAATTTGATATAAATCTTCCCCTTACCGAAGAGGAAGATCTGTTATTAGAAACCATAAAAAAACACCAGTCGCTTTCCTATGAAGAAGCAGAAAACCTGCTGGGACAGAAAATTTACAAAGTAGTAAAATCGCTGATCGGAAAAAGAGCCCTATTGGTATTTGAGGAGGTGAAGGAAAAGTATAAACCGAAAATAGTTAAGAAAGTGCGCCTGATGCGGATTTATGAAAAACGGGACAATATACAGGCACTCTTTCAGATTCTGGATAAAAAACCCAAACAATTAGACATCCTGCTTAAATATCTGCAACATGTGCCGGTATTAAGTAAACCTGAGCAGAATGAACAAGGCATCGAAAAAAGTCTGCTAACCAAGGATGAGATTTCGGAGTCTTCGCTGAAAACGCTTATCAAGAATCAGATTGTAGAAGAATTTGAAGTAACTGTTTCCAGGTTCGAGAATACAACGGTTCCCGAAAGCTACAATCTTACCCTAACCGAAACGCAGCAGAAAGCCAGTCACCAGATTATGGAACTGTTTAAAACAAAGGAGGCGGTTTTATTATACGGAATCACTGGCAGCGGCAAAACAGAAATATATATTGACCTCATCAGAAAAGTACTTGATAGCGGTTCACAGGTATTATATCTGCTACCTGAAATTGCCCTTACCACCCAGATAGTCAGCCGACTCTATAAAATATTCGGAGATGAGATGGGCGTATATCATTCAAAATTCTCAGACAACGAACGGGTTGAAGTATGGAAAGGCGTATTATCTGGCAGATTCTCTTTTGTGATCGGTGTCCGTTCGGCTATATTTCTGCCATTTGACAATTTAGGATTGATTGTAGTAGATGAGGAACATGAAACTTCGTACAAACAGCAAGATCCTGCCCCCAGGTATAATGCCAGAGATGTTGCCCTGGTCGTGGCACAAAAACAACATGCCAAAGTATTGCTTGGCTCTGCAACTCCTTCTTTTGAGTCTTATTATCATGCCCGCCTGGGAAAATATGGTTTTGTTAAGCTGGACAAACGGTTTGGAGAAGCTCAGTTGCCGGATATTGTGCTGGTAGATACCCGAACGGAGCGTAAGCAAAAAAAAATTAAGAACAATTTCTCAAGCGTATTGCTGGAAGAACTAAAAAAGGGGGTAGAGCGAAAAGAACAATCTATCCTTTTTCAGAACCGGCGTGGGTATTCGCCCTATATTTCCTGCGAAGAATGTAACTGGATTGCCCAATGCAATAATTGTGCAGTAAGCCTGACGTATCATTTGCATAACCATGAATTGCGTTGTCATTACTGCGGTCATACAGAAAAAACGCCTGCCATTTGTCCGGCTTGCGGCTCGCCAAAAATTATGACCATGGGATATGGAACGGAGAAAGTAGAAGATGAATTACAGTTGTTGCTTCCCGGTTCGCGTTTAGGCCGTATGGACTTAGATACCACACGTAAAAAAAACGCCTATCAACAGATCATTACTGAGTTTGAAGCTGGAAATATGGATGTATTGATTGGTACGCAGATGATCAGCAAAGGCCTAGATTTTGATAAAGTAAGCCTGGTGGGTATTTTTGATGCTGACCGCCTGATTAATTTTCCAGATTTTCGCTCCCACGAACGTGCATTTCAGCTCATTACTCAGGTGAGCGGACGGGCCGGCCGACGGGATAAAAAAGGCAAAGTAATTATCCAGACGGCCGATACGCAGCAGAATATTTTACAGAAAGTTTTATCGAGCGATTATGAAGGCTTATATGAGAAAGAAATGGCTGAACGGAAAAAATACAATTATCCGCCTTTTTGCCGTATGATCAAGATTAGTGTAAAGCATGTACAATTCAGCATAGCTGAAAAAGCAGCTTATCAACTGGTGAGCCAGCTGACAGAAAAACTGGGAACTGCCCGTGTATTGGGTCCGGAATCTCCCTTAATCGACCGGATCAGAAACCAGTATCTGAAAGATATACTCATTAAGTTAGAAAAAGAGAATGTGAACCTGAAGGCTGTGAAAGAAATGATCCGCAAAGAAATGCTGGATATATGCACACAGAAAGAATTTAAGCAAGTGACAATTGTGGCCGACGTTGATCCTTTATAAAATTTTCCTTTTCCAGCATGATTGCAGGATTTTTTGGCAACACTACAGTTTTTTTATCCTCTTTCATATTTCCTGCATTTTAGTTAAAATTTAGTTATTTTAGAATATGATTATACGCCGTGCTTATAACTCACCAGATACCTGTAGGATTTTGCTCCTGCTGCTGCTATTTCTGGTAGGTTGTCAGCCTATACCCGATAAAACTTTTGAAGTAAAGGTGCGTTTGCCTCAGGACCCTGAAACATTGAATCCGGTAAATTACACCAATGTATATGGCTTGCAGATCATTCACTTGCTCTTTCAAACCCTGCTTAATACTGAAGATCTTGATAGCCAGCTCCGGCCTTTGCTAGCTTCCGGTTTGCCGGTAGTAGTTCAAAAAGATTCTCTAACCTATATTACCTACCAGATCAGGAAAGAAGCTATATGGGATAATGCAGCCCCGGTAACTGCACAGGACGTGGTGTTTTCAATGAAAGTGATTAAATGTCCGCTGGTGAATAATGAAAAACTACAGATGCAATACGAAGCCGTTCAGGATGTAATTTCGAATAATACCAATCCAGAGGAAGTTACTTTTGTATGCAAGCGTAATTATCCTAACCTTGACCGCCTCACCGGCGATTTATTTATTATACCTGCTTATCTGTTTGATCCTACAGGTTTGCTGGCTCAGTTTTCCCTTTCAGATTTAATTATACAGGAAGAGTCCTTAAAAAAGCATACAAACATAATTTCTTTTGCAGAATGGTTTAATACCGGAAAGTTCTCACGGGATGAAAATATTCTGAGAGGCAGCGGAGCCTATCAATTATCGGATTGGAAAACCGGCCGCCAGGTGGTGGTACAAAAAAAACAGCAATGGTGGGCTGAAAAGCTTTCAAATAAACCGGAATACCTAACTGCCAATCCTGCCAGAATTAATTTTCAGATCGTTCCGGAAAATATGACCGCTGTATTGTCTTTAAAGAGGGAGGCTCTAGACATATATAGCAATGTGCCAGCTACAGAATTCCTTCAACTGACTCAGGATGAAGCGATGCAGAAAAAATATAATTTTTTTACTCCGGAAACCTATGATTTCACTTACCTGGGGATAAACGGCCGTCTCGAAAAATTTGCCGACAAAAAAACCCGGCAGGCTATAGCCCATTTACTGGATATAAACAATATGATTAAGGTTACCCAGCAGAGTTTTGCAGTCCGTACCATTGGGCCTGTAAAACCTGGCGATCCTAATTACAATACCTCTGTAGCTTTATATAATTATAATATAAACAAAGCCATTCAACTGCTGCAAGCAGCAGGATGGCAAAAGGAAAATAACCAATGGGTGAGAATAGTGGAGGAAGAGAAAATACCACTTACTATTAACCTACAATATAAAGCCGGCAACAATGATTATGAAGATATAGCACTCATTTTTAGACAGGCCGCCGCCGAAGCTGGTATTCCGGTTGAAATACAAGCTATGGAAGGAAGTACGCTGGGAAGTAATCTGCGGGCACACCATTTTGAGATTTTCATCCGAAGTATGTCCGGAGGGCCAGCCGAATATAATTTTAAGTCTATTCTCCATTCAGTGAGTGCTGTGCCCAATGGTTATAATTATACCAATTTTGGAACAGCCGAAAGTGATACTCTTATCGATGCTATTAATGAAACTTTCAGTCCTGAACTAAAATCCAGATATTTGAAAAAATTTCAGCAAATCCTTTATGAGGAAGCAAACATCATTTTCCTTTTCGTGCTCAAAAACCGGATTGCTATTCATAAGCGGCTGCAAAACACAAAAATTACCACCAGTAAAGCTGGTTATGACGTAAGTGCCTTTACATTAGGTTCGCCGCAATAATTAGTTGTGGGCATAAATTGCTTTATTCCTTACGCAGAAACTTAGTATTCATTGCATTAATTATTACAAATTTTAAAAGCCTAATAAACCGCTAAAGTTAATACCGGTTTATCAGGCTTTTGTCTCAAATATCCCTCTAGTTTACTGAAAATCTTTAAACCTGAATATTTCATCATATTCGGCAAATGTTTTCCGGATATCCACCTCTAGATCTTTAATAGAACCTTCACGCAGGTCGTATACCCAGCCATGTACATGCAATTTGGCATCTTTAAGCCACGCTTTTTGTACAATTGAAGTTTTATGCAGGTTATATACTTGCTCAATCACATTTAATTCTACTAGTCGTTTGAACTGCTCATTCGGGTCTTTCATGTACATGAGTTCATCTTTATGCAAGCGGTATACATCTTTAATATTGAGCAGCCATTTATTAATTAAACCCAGGTTGTTATCTTCAATAGCCGCTTTTACGCCTCCACAACCATAATGACCACATACAATAATATGCTCTACTTTAAGCACTTCCACAGCATATTGTAATACAGACAGCAGGTTAAGATCAGTGCTTACGACCAGATTGGCTACGTTCCGATGTACAAACATTTCGCCAGGGTGAGTACCGGTAATTTCTGAGGCAGGTACCCGGCTATCTGAACAACCAATCCACAAGTATTTCGGGCTTTGCCCCATGGCCAGATTTTCAAAATAGTGAGGATCAAGTTTTAGTTTTTCAGCCACCCATTTGCGGTTATTTTCAAATAATTGATCATAGGCTGTCTGGTCTACTTGTGGAACTGGAACAGGAGCATAGGTTTTAGCGGTTGGCTGGCCATCATGTCCATTTTTATTAAAAGTGAAGCGTATATTTTTCTGTTTAGCAGTAGATTTAAAATTCTCTATGGTTTCGAGAATATCATAATCAATATACTGGGATTTGGATCCATCTATTTCCACATAACTGTTTTCCGGCAAGTTTTCCAGAATATTGTTGATACTTGCTTTGTTCAGAAAAGAAACATGTTCGCCTAAATTGATCTTAACCTTCTCACCTCCTTTAAGCTTTTCCCGCTGAAAGAAATAAAAGCTTTTGTAATTGGCACGCAATATAAAGAACAAGCCTACTGCCAGACCTATACTAATG from Rhodocytophaga rosea carries:
- the rimK gene encoding 30S ribosomal protein S6--L-glutamate ligase, with the protein product MRIAILSRNTNLYSTKRLVEAARQRGHDVSVLDHLKCYVVIERGNPVIYYNGKVVPKMDAIIPRIGNSVTLYGTAIVRQFEIMQVFSAVKSLAIVRSRDKLRSLQILSKAGVGLPKTAFANHPRDIDGVLSQVGGTPVVIKLLEGTQGIGVMLAESRKAAKSIIEAFYGMKADILIQEFIRESAGADIRAFVVDGKVVGAMKRQGKEGEFRSNLHRGGNGVVIKLSKQEKETALAAANALGLSVAGVDMLQSNRGPLVMEVNSSPGLQGIETATQIDIAGKIIQYVEKNIRVNVKDKVGV
- the glpK gene encoding glycerol kinase GlpK translates to METNTMEQTYILALDQGTTSSRAILFDKAGSIVRIAQKEFTQYFPQPGWVEHDAKEIWSSVGSVIGEILTFVPASQIAAIGITNQRETAVVWDKHTGEPVYNAIVWQSRQTSGICDELKAQGHEETFRAKTGLLIDAYFSGTKVKWILDNVDNVRLRAENGELLFGTIDTWLIWKLTGGKVHITDYTNASRTLIYNIHELRWDEELLEILTIPKSMLPEVRSSSEVYGVTAGIFSGHKVTISGVAGDQQAALFGQACFEAGMAKNTYGTGCFMLMNTGTKAVKSTHGLLTTIAWGIDGKIEYALEGSIFVAGSAVQWLRDGLRMLKNSGESEEYASRISSSEGVYVVPAFVGLGTPYWDSQVRGAIFGLTRGTQKEHLIRATLESMAYQTKDVLTAMEADSGIKLKSLRVDGGAVSNNFLMQFQSDILGVPVDRPKINETTALGAAYLAGLAVGFWKDRSDIINNWQVDRTFSVGMRGGESEKLYAGWKMAVNAAMAFKPQ
- a CDS encoding ABC transporter substrate-binding protein: MIIRRAYNSPDTCRILLLLLLFLVGCQPIPDKTFEVKVRLPQDPETLNPVNYTNVYGLQIIHLLFQTLLNTEDLDSQLRPLLASGLPVVVQKDSLTYITYQIRKEAIWDNAAPVTAQDVVFSMKVIKCPLVNNEKLQMQYEAVQDVISNNTNPEEVTFVCKRNYPNLDRLTGDLFIIPAYLFDPTGLLAQFSLSDLIIQEESLKKHTNIISFAEWFNTGKFSRDENILRGSGAYQLSDWKTGRQVVVQKKQQWWAEKLSNKPEYLTANPARINFQIVPENMTAVLSLKREALDIYSNVPATEFLQLTQDEAMQKKYNFFTPETYDFTYLGINGRLEKFADKKTRQAIAHLLDINNMIKVTQQSFAVRTIGPVKPGDPNYNTSVALYNYNINKAIQLLQAAGWQKENNQWVRIVEEEKIPLTINLQYKAGNNDYEDIALIFRQAAAEAGIPVEIQAMEGSTLGSNLRAHHFEIFIRSMSGGPAEYNFKSILHSVSAVPNGYNYTNFGTAESDTLIDAINETFSPELKSRYLKKFQQILYEEANIIFLFVLKNRIAIHKRLQNTKITTSKAGYDVSAFTLGSPQ